The following proteins are co-located in the Anas platyrhynchos isolate ZD024472 breed Pekin duck chromosome 1, IASCAAS_PekinDuck_T2T, whole genome shotgun sequence genome:
- the BCOR gene encoding BCL-6 corepressor isoform X1 codes for MLSATPLYGNVHSWMSNERVRMCGINEDRKIPVNDGDAPKSRLELREENHLNHSVVDATTAHRIDSLAALSMDRSGLMREGLRVPSSIVYSSLCGIGSEKSRDATSSIAGLGFTPERNPEIQFKSNPPEAVENAAVAGKGPNGFSAIYKTPPGIQKNSVPTGETLGLDRAASDKQSPLGVNGASYLRLPWVNPYMEGATPTIYPFLDSPNKYSLNMYKALLPQQSTYSLPQHLAYSPVCTNGERFLYLPPSHYVAPHIPSSLASPMRISAASASPAIPPLVHCPDKSLSWKMGVSPGTPVEAHAYPHLQNSKQPRVPAAKTAPSGMAPDPALLLPHSPRPSPRLPLPAQVGDAYAEFHKHFPSIATSPSSSVALPKPYLNVSADFPPARLPNGKLPKAGEAAEGPAQAAPHVRKAGHDRKDSRSPPLLEKQAPTKDVTDKPLDLSAKVVDAEAAGKAEHVKKMPPTVLVHGRAGGGALLPGGDAQKETLSPGNGCPIYRPEIISTAPSSWIVPGPGPGEESGKSVPLKNKALDWVIPQQRSSSCPRMGGTEAVVGSVAGTVPTGGRPASASPAPNANADCAKAARGGAESTASVIQHVGQPVAASAKHSNKVAKSCGQEANFKASESALASSPIFLPPNEAFRSPPLPYPRSYLPYPVPEGLAISPLSLHGKGHVYPHPVLLPNGSLYPGHLAPKPGLPYSLPAGRGEFMTYQDALGMGMVHPMLLQHSALEMSKEEKSERRSRSHERVRYEEPALRSRLPELLETGGKMHFEAAGDKSAKLHQSSGHGKNAAKSDKHLFPDLLRDEQDAKSETNLTKSGFAAESGNQANDPTKHKVEQASQHRDFIVMREEFGRNNDLHETYNFKQAQGSAVFGLRKEDLPASQNKERAAVQPAPAFLEAAHETDGPALAFSKVQDDAKQFCMASTQPSLDTNQTYTKDGADDADSADGKILKPKPSKLAKRIANSAGYVGDRFKCVTTELYADSSQLSREQRALQMEGLQEDSILCLPAAYCERAMMRFSELEMKEREGQTATKDSEVCRFSQADWENLKGNSEKKPKSVALEDAIADQNDNDRCTFASAENNQGHFLETPEEKDLSNEKCYLERHSIYEKAEDQPAEDIGQHPCPRLDRKRKHSGERVQNDGSQNESFVDELQDELMSKAKKKKSSKDDWPEREMTNNSSNHLEEPNCNEVTNLKVCIELTGLHPKKQRHLQHLRELWEQQVSPERSPSGKLGRQSRKDLAEAVQPEATAKVKDFTEERHTKKRSEAKSNRSWSEESLKTSDNEQGLPVFPVSPHMKSLSSTNANSKRQAQPSCTPASRLAAKQQKIKESRKTDGLYTDEEEDFQPASLLQKYSECEKPSGKRQCKTKHLALQERRRRSSLTGDDTTDIENAEDKVTVMRKVRKRPEPASDCDTSPAKPYEQKLFERLQQPPSLPPAPQPSPLQVASPPLETTPSRPMPPEARRLIVNKNAGETLLQRAARLGYEEVVLYCLENKVCDVNHRDNAGYCALHEACARGWLSIVRHLLEYGADVNCSAQDGTRPIHDAVENDHLEIVRLLLSYGADPTLATYSGRTIVKMTHSELMETFLTEYLTDLQGRSVDDPGLYWDFYGSSVCDPKDESGFDILANPPGPGDEDEDGFSDVFEFEFSDELPLPCYNIQVCLSQGPRNWLLLSDVVKRLKMSSRIFRCNFPNLEVATITEAEFYKQTSLSQLLTCATDLEAFNPESKELLDLVEFTSELKTLLGSSLHWLHPHKDPPFDILC; via the exons ATGCTTTCTGCAACTCCCCTGTATGGCAACGTTCATAGCTGGATGAGCAATGAAAGGGTCCGCATGTGTGGAATTAATGAAGACAG gaaaattccAGTTAATGATGGCGATGCACCGAAAAGCAGACTGGAGTTGAGGGAGGAAAATCACCTGAATCACAGTGTG GTGGATGCAACTACAGCCCATCGCATTGACAGTCTCGCAGCTCTGAGTATGGACAGGTCTGGACTTATGCGAGAAGGACTCAGAGTCCCCAGTAGTATTGTCTATTCCAGCTTGTGTGGGATCGGCTCCGAAAAGTCGCGGGATGCTACGAGTTCTATAGCTGGTCTCGGATTTACTCCCGAAAGAAATCCAGAGATTCAGTTTAAGTCTAACCCCCCTGAAGCGGTAGAAAATGCGGCCGTCGCTGGAAAAGGCCCGAACGGCTTCAGCGCTATATACAAAACGCCACCTGGAATACAAAAAAACTCTGTCCCCACGGGAGAGACGCTGGGCTTGGACCGAGCCGCGAGCGACAAGCAGAGCCCCCTCGGTGTCAATGGTGCTAGCTAcctaaggctcccctgggtgaATCCCTACATGGAGGGGGCGACACCCACCATATACCCTTTCCTTGACTCACCAAATAAGTATTCGTTGAACATGTACAAGGCGTTGCTACCTCAGCAGTCCACTTACAGCTTACCGCAGCACCTGGCCTACTCGCCCGTGTGCACGAACGGTGAGCGCTTTTTGTACCTGCCTCCCTCCCACTACGTCGCCCCGCACATCCCCTCGTCGCTCGCCTCGCCCATGAGGATCTCGGCCGCCTCGGCCTCTCCGGCCATCCCGCCCTTGGTGCACTGCCCGGATAAGAGCTTGTCCTGGAAGATGGGGGTGAGCCCCGGCACCCCCGTCGAGGCGCACGCCTACCCGCACCTGCAGAACAGCAAACAGCCCCGCGTCCCCGCCGCCAAGACGGCGCCCAGCGGCATGGCGCCCGACCCCGCGCTCCTGCTGCCCCACTCGCCGCGCCCGTCCCCACGCCTCCCGCTGCCCGCCCAGGTCGGGGACGCCTACGCCGAGTTTCACAAACACTTCCCCAGCATCGCcacctcgccctcctcctcGGTTGCGCTCCCCAAACCCTACCTGAACGTGAGCGCCGACTTCCCACCCGCCCGGCTGCCCAACGGGAAGCTGCCCAAGGCTGGCGAGGCGGCCGAGGGAcctgcccaggcggcgccgcacGTCAGGAAAGCCGGCCACGACCGCAAAGACAGCCGGTCGCCCCCGCTCCTGGAAAAGCAGGCTCCAACCAAAGACGTCACCGACAAGCCCCTGGACCTGTCGGCCAAGGTGGTCGACGCCGAGGCCGCCGGCAAAGCGGAGCACGTGAAAAAGATGCCGCCGACGGTGCTGGTGCACGGCCGGGCGGGAGGCGGCGCGCTGCTGCCGGGGGGCGATGCCCAGAAGGAGACCCTTTCCCCCGGGAACGGCTGCCCCATCTACCGGCCCGAAATCATCAGCACGGCGCCGTCCTCCTGGATCGttcccggccccggccccggcgagGAGAGCGGCAAAAGCGTCCCGCTGAAAAACAAGGCGCTGGACTGGGTGATCCCGCAGCAGCggagctcctcctgccccaggatGGGCGGCACAGAGGCGGTGGTCGGTAGCGTTGCGGGGACGGTGCCGACGGGGGGGCGGCCGGCCTCGGCCTCGCCGGCTCCCAACGCCAACGCCGACTGCGCCAAGGCGGCCCGGGGCGGCGCGGAGAGCACGGCCTCCGTCATCCAGCACGTCGGGCAGCCCGTGGCCGCCTCGGCCAAGCACAGCAATAAGGTGGCCAAGTCCTGCGGCCAGGAAGCTAATTTCAAGGCCAGCGAGAGCGCCCTGGCCTCCAGCCCCATATTTCTGCCGCCCAACGAGGCGTTTCGCTCCCCGCCTCTGCCCTACCCCAGGAGTTACCTCCCGTACCCCGTGCCGGAGGGTCTGGCCATCAGCCCCCTGTCCCTGCACGGGAAGGGGCACGTCTACCCGCACCCGGTCCTGCTGCCCAACGGCAGCCTCTACCCCGGCCACCTGGCTCCCAAACCCGGCCTCCCCTACAGCCTCCCGGCTGGCCGGGGCGAGTTCATGACCTACCAAGACGCGCTGGGCATGGGGATGGTGCACcccatgctgctgcagcactcGGCGCTGGAGATGAGCAAGGAGGAGAAGTCGGAGAGGAGGTCGAGGTCCCACGAGAGGGTGCGCTACGAGGAGCCGGCGCTGCGCAGCAGGCTGCCCGAGCTGCTGGAGACCGGCGGCAAGATGCACTTCGAGGCAGCCGGCGACAAGAGCGCGAAGCTGCACCAGAGCTCCGGCCACGGCAAAAACGCTGCCAAAAGCGACAAGCACCTCTTCCCGGACCTGCTGCGAGACGAGCAGGATGCTAAAAGCGAAACGAATTTAACGAAAAGCGGCTTCGCTGCCGAGAGCGGCAATCAGGCTAATGACCCTACGAAGCACAAGGTAGAACAGGCGTCTCAGCACAGAGATTTTATTGTGATGAGAGAGGAGTTTGGAAGAAATAACGATCTGCACGAAACCTATAATTTTAAGCAAGCCCAGGGCTCGGCCGTGTTCGGCTTGAGGAAGGAGGACTTACCTGCCAGCCAAAACAAAGAGAGGGCGGCCGTGCAGCCCGCGCCTGCCTTCCTGGAAGCTGCCCACGAGACCGATGGCCCGGCTCTGGCTTTCAGCAAAGTGCAGGACGACGCCAAGCAGTTCTGCATGGCAAGCACGCAGCCGAGCCTCGACACCAATCAGACCTATACCAAAGATGGAGCCGACGACGCGGACTCTGCGGATGGCAAAATACTGAAACCCAAGCCATCCAAACTGGCAAAACGGATCGCAAACTCTGCCGGTTATGTAGGTGACCGCTTCAAGTGTGTGACGACCGAACTGTACGCAGATTCGAGTCAGCTCAGCCGGGAGCAGCGGGCGCTACAG ATGGAAGGATTACAAGAGGACAGTATTTTATGTCTACCTGCTGCTTACTGTGAG CGTGCAATGATGCGCTTCTCAGAGTTGGagatgaaagagagagaaggccAAACAGCTACCAAAGACTCAGAGGTCTGCAGATTCAGCCAGGCAGACTGGGAAAACTTGAAAGGAAACAGTGAAAAGAAGCCAAAGTCTGTCGCTCTGGAAGATGCCATTGCTGACCAAAATGACAATGACAGAT GTACTTTTGCCAGTGCAGAAAACAACCAAGGTCACTTTCTTGAAACTCCGGAGGAAAAAGATCTCTCGAATGAGAAATGTTACTTAGAGAGACACTCTATATATGAGAAAGCGGAAGACCAGCCAGCAGAAGATATTGGCCAACATCCATGTCCACGTCTGGACAGGAAGCGTAAACACTCTGGTGAGAGAGTGCAAAACGATGGCAGCCAAAACGAAAGCTTTGTGGACGAGCTGCAGGATGAACTCATGTCAAAGgcaaaaaagaagaagagctCCAAAG ATGACTGGCCTGAGAGGGAAATGACAAACAATTCCTCTAACCACTTAGAAGAGCCCAATTGTAATGAGGTGACCAACCTGAAGGTGTGCATTGAATTAACAGGGCTCCATCCCAAAAAGCAGCGTCACCTGCAGCATCTTAGGGAACTATGGGAGCAGCAGGTGTCACCAGAGAGATCCCCGTCCGGCAAGTTGGGCCGGCAAAGCAGGAAAGATTTAGCTGAGGCTGTTCAGCCAGAGGCCACTGCAAAGGTCAAAGACTTCACAGAAGAAAGGCACACCAAGAAAAGGTCAGAGGCCAAAAGCAATAGAAGTTGGTCTGAAGAGTCCCTCAAAACAAGTGACAATGAACAAG GCTTGCCTGTATTCCCAGTGTCTCCGCACATGAAGAGCCTTTCATCCACCAATGCAAACAGCAAAAGGCAGGCTCAGCCAAGCTGTACTCCAGCCTCGAGGTTGGCTGccaaacagcagaaaattaaagaaagccGGAAGACAGATGGGCTGTACACAGATGAAGAGGAGGATTTCCAAcctgcatctctgctgcagAAATACTCCGAGTGTGAGAAGCCATCAGGGAAACGTCagtgtaaaacaaaacacttggcactgcaggagaggagaaggaggtcaTCCCTGACAGGGGATGACACCACAGATATCGAAAATGCTGAAGATAAG GTTACGGTAATGAGGAAGGTCAGGAAGCGACCGGAGCCCGCTTCAGACTGCGACACCTCGCCGGCCAAGCCCTACGAGCAGAAGCTGTTCGAgcgcctgcagcagcccccctcGCTGCCGCCCGCCCCCCAGCCCTCGCCGCTGCAGGTGGCCAGCCCCCCGCTGGAGACCACCCCCAGCCGGCCCATGCCTCCCGAGGCTCGCAGGCTGATCGTCAACAAGAACGCGGGCGAGACCCTCCTGCAGCGGGCAGCACGCCTGGGCTACGAG GAAGTGGTTCTGTATTGTTTGGAAAACAAGGTCTGTGATGTAAACCATCGTGACAATGCGGGTTATTGTGCCCTGCATGAGGCCTGTGCCAGAGGCTGGCTGAGCATCGTGCGACATCTCCTCGAGTACGGGGCTGACGTGAACTGCAGCGCGCAGGACGGAACCAG acCAATCCATGACGCGGTAGAAAACGATCACTTGGAAATTGTCCGCCTCTTACTGTCTTATGGTGCTGACCCAACGCTCGCGACGTACTCCGGGAGGACCATTGTGAAAATGACCCACAGCGAGCTGATGGAGACCTTCCTCACAG agTATTTAACTGACCTGCAGGGTCGAAGTGTTGATGACCCTGGTTTGTACTGGGATTTCTATGGCAGCTCTGTGTGCG atCCGAAAGATGAATCTGGATTCGACATCTTGGCAAACCCCCCTGGCCCGGgtgatgaagatgaagatggCTTTAGCGACGTGTTTGAATTTGAGTTTTCGGATGAACTTCCCTTGCCCTGTTACAACATCCAAGTGTGTCTCTCTCAGGG ACCGCGAAACTGGCTCTTGCTCTCCGACGTGGTAAAGAGGCTAAAAATGTCATCTCGCATCTTCCGCTGCAACTTCCCCAATCTGGAAGTCGCCACCATCACAGAGGCAGAGTTTTACAAACAGACTTCTCTCAGCCAGTTGCTCACTTGTGCAACGGACCTGGAAGCGTTTAACCCAGAAAGCAAAGAGCTGTTGGACTTGGTAGAGTTTACAAGCGAACTCAAGACTTTGCTGGGCTCCTCGCTTCACTGGTTGCATCCACACAAGGACCCTCCCTTCGACATCCTTTGCTGA
- the BCOR gene encoding BCL-6 corepressor isoform X5 produces the protein MLSATPLYGNVHSWMSNERVRMCGINEDRKIPVNDGDAPKSRLELREENHLNHSVVDATTAHRIDSLAALSMDRSGLMREGLRVPSSIVYSSLCGIGSEKSRDATSSIAGLGFTPERNPEIQFKSNPPEAVENAAVAGKGPNGFSAIYKTPPGIQKNSVPTGETLGLDRAASDKQSPLGVNGASYLRLPWVNPYMEGATPTIYPFLDSPNKYSLNMYKALLPQQSTYSLPQHLAYSPVCTNGERFLYLPPSHYVAPHIPSSLASPMRISAASASPAIPPLVHCPDKSLSWKMGVSPGTPVEAHAYPHLQNSKQPRVPAAKTAPSGMAPDPALLLPHSPRPSPRLPLPAQVGDAYAEFHKHFPSIATSPSSSVALPKPYLNVSADFPPARLPNGKLPKAGEAAEGPAQAAPHVRKAGHDRKDSRSPPLLEKQAPTKDVTDKPLDLSAKVVDAEAAGKAEHVKKMPPTVLVHGRAGGGALLPGGDAQKETLSPGNGCPIYRPEIISTAPSSWIVPGPGPGEESGKSVPLKNKALDWVIPQQRSSSCPRMGGTEAVVGSVAGTVPTGGRPASASPAPNANADCAKAARGGAESTASVIQHVGQPVAASAKHSNKVAKSCGQEANFKASESALASSPIFLPPNEAFRSPPLPYPRSYLPYPVPEGLAISPLSLHGKGHVYPHPVLLPNGSLYPGHLAPKPGLPYSLPAGRGEFMTYQDALGMGMVHPMLLQHSALEMSKEEKSERRSRSHERVRYEEPALRSRLPELLETGGKMHFEAAGDKSAKLHQSSGHGKNAAKSDKHLFPDLLRDEQDAKSETNLTKSGFAAESGNQANDPTKHKVEQASQHRDFIVMREEFGRNNDLHETYNFKQAQGSAVFGLRKEDLPASQNKERAAVQPAPAFLEAAHETDGPALAFSKVQDDAKQFCMASTQPSLDTNQTYTKDGADDADSADGKILKPKPSKLAKRIANSAGYVGDRFKCVTTELYADSSQLSREQRALQMEGLQEDSILCLPAAYCERAMMRFSELEMKEREGQTATKDSEVCRFSQADWENLKGNSEKKPKSVALEDAIADQNDNDRCTFASAENNQGHFLETPEEKDLSNEKCYLERHSIYEKAEDQPAEDIGQHPCPRLDRKRKHSGERVQNDGSQNESFVDELQDELMSKAKKKKSSKGLPVFPVSPHMKSLSSTNANSKRQAQPSCTPASRLAAKQQKIKESRKTDGLYTDEEEDFQPASLLQKYSECEKPSGKRQCKTKHLALQERRRRSSLTGDDTTDIENAEDKVTVMRKVRKRPEPASDCDTSPAKPYEQKLFERLQQPPSLPPAPQPSPLQVASPPLETTPSRPMPPEARRLIVNKNAGETLLQRAARLGYEEVVLYCLENKVCDVNHRDNAGYCALHEACARGWLSIVRHLLEYGADVNCSAQDGTRPIHDAVENDHLEIVRLLLSYGADPTLATYSGRTIVKMTHSELMETFLTEYLTDLQGRSVDDPGLYWDFYGSSVCDPKDESGFDILANPPGPGDEDEDGFSDVFEFEFSDELPLPCYNIQVCLSQGPRNWLLLSDVVKRLKMSSRIFRCNFPNLEVATITEAEFYKQTSLSQLLTCATDLEAFNPESKELLDLVEFTSELKTLLGSSLHWLHPHKDPPFDILC, from the exons ATGCTTTCTGCAACTCCCCTGTATGGCAACGTTCATAGCTGGATGAGCAATGAAAGGGTCCGCATGTGTGGAATTAATGAAGACAG gaaaattccAGTTAATGATGGCGATGCACCGAAAAGCAGACTGGAGTTGAGGGAGGAAAATCACCTGAATCACAGTGTG GTGGATGCAACTACAGCCCATCGCATTGACAGTCTCGCAGCTCTGAGTATGGACAGGTCTGGACTTATGCGAGAAGGACTCAGAGTCCCCAGTAGTATTGTCTATTCCAGCTTGTGTGGGATCGGCTCCGAAAAGTCGCGGGATGCTACGAGTTCTATAGCTGGTCTCGGATTTACTCCCGAAAGAAATCCAGAGATTCAGTTTAAGTCTAACCCCCCTGAAGCGGTAGAAAATGCGGCCGTCGCTGGAAAAGGCCCGAACGGCTTCAGCGCTATATACAAAACGCCACCTGGAATACAAAAAAACTCTGTCCCCACGGGAGAGACGCTGGGCTTGGACCGAGCCGCGAGCGACAAGCAGAGCCCCCTCGGTGTCAATGGTGCTAGCTAcctaaggctcccctgggtgaATCCCTACATGGAGGGGGCGACACCCACCATATACCCTTTCCTTGACTCACCAAATAAGTATTCGTTGAACATGTACAAGGCGTTGCTACCTCAGCAGTCCACTTACAGCTTACCGCAGCACCTGGCCTACTCGCCCGTGTGCACGAACGGTGAGCGCTTTTTGTACCTGCCTCCCTCCCACTACGTCGCCCCGCACATCCCCTCGTCGCTCGCCTCGCCCATGAGGATCTCGGCCGCCTCGGCCTCTCCGGCCATCCCGCCCTTGGTGCACTGCCCGGATAAGAGCTTGTCCTGGAAGATGGGGGTGAGCCCCGGCACCCCCGTCGAGGCGCACGCCTACCCGCACCTGCAGAACAGCAAACAGCCCCGCGTCCCCGCCGCCAAGACGGCGCCCAGCGGCATGGCGCCCGACCCCGCGCTCCTGCTGCCCCACTCGCCGCGCCCGTCCCCACGCCTCCCGCTGCCCGCCCAGGTCGGGGACGCCTACGCCGAGTTTCACAAACACTTCCCCAGCATCGCcacctcgccctcctcctcGGTTGCGCTCCCCAAACCCTACCTGAACGTGAGCGCCGACTTCCCACCCGCCCGGCTGCCCAACGGGAAGCTGCCCAAGGCTGGCGAGGCGGCCGAGGGAcctgcccaggcggcgccgcacGTCAGGAAAGCCGGCCACGACCGCAAAGACAGCCGGTCGCCCCCGCTCCTGGAAAAGCAGGCTCCAACCAAAGACGTCACCGACAAGCCCCTGGACCTGTCGGCCAAGGTGGTCGACGCCGAGGCCGCCGGCAAAGCGGAGCACGTGAAAAAGATGCCGCCGACGGTGCTGGTGCACGGCCGGGCGGGAGGCGGCGCGCTGCTGCCGGGGGGCGATGCCCAGAAGGAGACCCTTTCCCCCGGGAACGGCTGCCCCATCTACCGGCCCGAAATCATCAGCACGGCGCCGTCCTCCTGGATCGttcccggccccggccccggcgagGAGAGCGGCAAAAGCGTCCCGCTGAAAAACAAGGCGCTGGACTGGGTGATCCCGCAGCAGCggagctcctcctgccccaggatGGGCGGCACAGAGGCGGTGGTCGGTAGCGTTGCGGGGACGGTGCCGACGGGGGGGCGGCCGGCCTCGGCCTCGCCGGCTCCCAACGCCAACGCCGACTGCGCCAAGGCGGCCCGGGGCGGCGCGGAGAGCACGGCCTCCGTCATCCAGCACGTCGGGCAGCCCGTGGCCGCCTCGGCCAAGCACAGCAATAAGGTGGCCAAGTCCTGCGGCCAGGAAGCTAATTTCAAGGCCAGCGAGAGCGCCCTGGCCTCCAGCCCCATATTTCTGCCGCCCAACGAGGCGTTTCGCTCCCCGCCTCTGCCCTACCCCAGGAGTTACCTCCCGTACCCCGTGCCGGAGGGTCTGGCCATCAGCCCCCTGTCCCTGCACGGGAAGGGGCACGTCTACCCGCACCCGGTCCTGCTGCCCAACGGCAGCCTCTACCCCGGCCACCTGGCTCCCAAACCCGGCCTCCCCTACAGCCTCCCGGCTGGCCGGGGCGAGTTCATGACCTACCAAGACGCGCTGGGCATGGGGATGGTGCACcccatgctgctgcagcactcGGCGCTGGAGATGAGCAAGGAGGAGAAGTCGGAGAGGAGGTCGAGGTCCCACGAGAGGGTGCGCTACGAGGAGCCGGCGCTGCGCAGCAGGCTGCCCGAGCTGCTGGAGACCGGCGGCAAGATGCACTTCGAGGCAGCCGGCGACAAGAGCGCGAAGCTGCACCAGAGCTCCGGCCACGGCAAAAACGCTGCCAAAAGCGACAAGCACCTCTTCCCGGACCTGCTGCGAGACGAGCAGGATGCTAAAAGCGAAACGAATTTAACGAAAAGCGGCTTCGCTGCCGAGAGCGGCAATCAGGCTAATGACCCTACGAAGCACAAGGTAGAACAGGCGTCTCAGCACAGAGATTTTATTGTGATGAGAGAGGAGTTTGGAAGAAATAACGATCTGCACGAAACCTATAATTTTAAGCAAGCCCAGGGCTCGGCCGTGTTCGGCTTGAGGAAGGAGGACTTACCTGCCAGCCAAAACAAAGAGAGGGCGGCCGTGCAGCCCGCGCCTGCCTTCCTGGAAGCTGCCCACGAGACCGATGGCCCGGCTCTGGCTTTCAGCAAAGTGCAGGACGACGCCAAGCAGTTCTGCATGGCAAGCACGCAGCCGAGCCTCGACACCAATCAGACCTATACCAAAGATGGAGCCGACGACGCGGACTCTGCGGATGGCAAAATACTGAAACCCAAGCCATCCAAACTGGCAAAACGGATCGCAAACTCTGCCGGTTATGTAGGTGACCGCTTCAAGTGTGTGACGACCGAACTGTACGCAGATTCGAGTCAGCTCAGCCGGGAGCAGCGGGCGCTACAG ATGGAAGGATTACAAGAGGACAGTATTTTATGTCTACCTGCTGCTTACTGTGAG CGTGCAATGATGCGCTTCTCAGAGTTGGagatgaaagagagagaaggccAAACAGCTACCAAAGACTCAGAGGTCTGCAGATTCAGCCAGGCAGACTGGGAAAACTTGAAAGGAAACAGTGAAAAGAAGCCAAAGTCTGTCGCTCTGGAAGATGCCATTGCTGACCAAAATGACAATGACAGAT GTACTTTTGCCAGTGCAGAAAACAACCAAGGTCACTTTCTTGAAACTCCGGAGGAAAAAGATCTCTCGAATGAGAAATGTTACTTAGAGAGACACTCTATATATGAGAAAGCGGAAGACCAGCCAGCAGAAGATATTGGCCAACATCCATGTCCACGTCTGGACAGGAAGCGTAAACACTCTGGTGAGAGAGTGCAAAACGATGGCAGCCAAAACGAAAGCTTTGTGGACGAGCTGCAGGATGAACTCATGTCAAAGgcaaaaaagaagaagagctCCAAAG GCTTGCCTGTATTCCCAGTGTCTCCGCACATGAAGAGCCTTTCATCCACCAATGCAAACAGCAAAAGGCAGGCTCAGCCAAGCTGTACTCCAGCCTCGAGGTTGGCTGccaaacagcagaaaattaaagaaagccGGAAGACAGATGGGCTGTACACAGATGAAGAGGAGGATTTCCAAcctgcatctctgctgcagAAATACTCCGAGTGTGAGAAGCCATCAGGGAAACGTCagtgtaaaacaaaacacttggcactgcaggagaggagaaggaggtcaTCCCTGACAGGGGATGACACCACAGATATCGAAAATGCTGAAGATAAG GTTACGGTAATGAGGAAGGTCAGGAAGCGACCGGAGCCCGCTTCAGACTGCGACACCTCGCCGGCCAAGCCCTACGAGCAGAAGCTGTTCGAgcgcctgcagcagcccccctcGCTGCCGCCCGCCCCCCAGCCCTCGCCGCTGCAGGTGGCCAGCCCCCCGCTGGAGACCACCCCCAGCCGGCCCATGCCTCCCGAGGCTCGCAGGCTGATCGTCAACAAGAACGCGGGCGAGACCCTCCTGCAGCGGGCAGCACGCCTGGGCTACGAG GAAGTGGTTCTGTATTGTTTGGAAAACAAGGTCTGTGATGTAAACCATCGTGACAATGCGGGTTATTGTGCCCTGCATGAGGCCTGTGCCAGAGGCTGGCTGAGCATCGTGCGACATCTCCTCGAGTACGGGGCTGACGTGAACTGCAGCGCGCAGGACGGAACCAG acCAATCCATGACGCGGTAGAAAACGATCACTTGGAAATTGTCCGCCTCTTACTGTCTTATGGTGCTGACCCAACGCTCGCGACGTACTCCGGGAGGACCATTGTGAAAATGACCCACAGCGAGCTGATGGAGACCTTCCTCACAG agTATTTAACTGACCTGCAGGGTCGAAGTGTTGATGACCCTGGTTTGTACTGGGATTTCTATGGCAGCTCTGTGTGCG atCCGAAAGATGAATCTGGATTCGACATCTTGGCAAACCCCCCTGGCCCGGgtgatgaagatgaagatggCTTTAGCGACGTGTTTGAATTTGAGTTTTCGGATGAACTTCCCTTGCCCTGTTACAACATCCAAGTGTGTCTCTCTCAGGG ACCGCGAAACTGGCTCTTGCTCTCCGACGTGGTAAAGAGGCTAAAAATGTCATCTCGCATCTTCCGCTGCAACTTCCCCAATCTGGAAGTCGCCACCATCACAGAGGCAGAGTTTTACAAACAGACTTCTCTCAGCCAGTTGCTCACTTGTGCAACGGACCTGGAAGCGTTTAACCCAGAAAGCAAAGAGCTGTTGGACTTGGTAGAGTTTACAAGCGAACTCAAGACTTTGCTGGGCTCCTCGCTTCACTGGTTGCATCCACACAAGGACCCTCCCTTCGACATCCTTTGCTGA